Sequence from the Saccharopolyspora pogona genome:
CCAGCTCAGCACGTTCGTCCTGTTGAGCGGATCAGCGGAGCCCGAGGCGTCGGGAGGTACCGCTGCATGTGGTGACCGCCGGATTGCTTGACAGTCGTTCGTGATACGTGTTGTCGGTGGACAAGGGACGGGAGTCGGCCACGTGGGCCGCGGTGCTGGAGGGCACGCTGGAGCGGATCACGTTCGCCAACGAGGAGAGCGGCTACACCGTCGCGCGGATCGACACCGGCCGCGGCGGTGACCTGGTGACGGTCGTCGGCGCGCTGCTGGGCGCGCAGCCCGGCGAGGCGTTGCGCATGCGCGGCCGGTGGGGGTCGCACCCGCAGTACGGGCGGCAATTCCACGTCGACGACTACACAACCGTGCTGCCTGCGACCGTGCAAGGTATCCGCCGCTACCTGGGGTCGGGCCTGATCAAGGGCATCGGCCCAAAGCTTGCCGAGAAGATCGTCGACCACTTCGGCGTCGCCGCGCTCGACGTCATCGAGCAGGACCCCGCGCGGCTGATCGAGGTCCCCAAGCTCGGCCCGAAGCGGACGAAGCTGATCGCCGACGCGTGGGAGGAGCAGAAGGCGATCAAAGAGGTGATGATCTTCCTGCAAGGTGTCGGTGTCTCGACCTCGCTGGCGGTGAAGATCTACAAGCAGTACCACGACGACGCGATCCGGACCGTCAAGGAGGAGCCCTACCGGCTGGCCAACGACGTGTGGGGAATCGGTTTCAAGACCGCCGACACCATCGCCAAAGCGGTGGGAATCCCGCACGACTCCCCGCAGCGGGTCAAGGCGGGCCTTCAGTTCACGCTCTCGGAGTCCACCGGCGACGGCAACTGCTACCTGCCGGAGACCGATCTGATCGCCGAGGCGGTGAAGATCCTCACAGTCGACACCGGGCTGGTGATCGAATGCCTCGCCGAACTCGTTGCCGAGGAAGGTGTGGTCCGCGAGGAGATCCCCACCGATGACGACGAGGTGCCGACGGTCGCGATCTACCTCGTGCCCTTCCACCGCGCCGAAGTCGCCCTGGCCAACCAGCTGTCCCGGCTGCTGAGCACCAGCGCGGACCGGATGCCCGCCTTCGCCGGGCTCGACTGGCACAAGGCCCTCGACTGGTTACGCCGCACTACAGGCGCCGAACTCGCCGAGGCGCAGGAGCGCGCCGTCAAGCTGGCCCTGACCGAGAAGGTCGCCGTGCTCACCGGAGGCCCAGGCTGCGGCAAGAGCTTCACCGTGCGGTCGATCATCGCGCTAGCTCAGGCGAAACAGGCCAAGGTGATCCTCGCCGCGCCGACGGGACGAGCGGCGAAGCGGCTGACCGAGCTCACCGGACACGAGGCGGCAACCGTGCACCGGCTGCTCCAGCTCCAGCCGGGCGGGGACGCCGCCTACGACCGGGACAACCCGCTGGACGCCGACCTCGTCGTGGTCGACGAGGCCTCCATGCTCGACCTGCTGCTAGCCAACAAACTGGCCAAGGCGATCCCGCCCGGCGCGCACCTGCTGATGGTCGGCGACGTCGACCAGCTCCCGTCGGTCGGAGCCGGTGAGGTACTGCGCGATCTGCTCGTCCCTGGCACGCCGATTCCACACGTGCGGCTCAACGAGGTGTTCCGGCAGGCCGCCGAGTCCGGGGTGGTGACCAACGCGCACCGAATCAACGCCGGGGACTATCCGCTGACACACGGGCTGACCGACTTCTTCCTGTTCCACGTAGAGGAATCCGAACCGACCGCCGAGCTCACCGTCGACGTCGTCGCCCGCCGGATTCCGCGGAAGTTCCGGTTCAACCCGCGCACCGACGTGCAGGTGCTCGCCCCGATGCATCGAGGCCCCGCAGGTGCAGGCGCGCTGAACCAGCTGTTGCAGGAAGCGATCACCCCGGCCAGGGAGGGCCTGCCAGAGCGGCGGTTCGGCGGACGGATCTTCCGCGTCGGCGACAAGGTCACGCAGATCCGCAACAACTACGACAAGGGCACCACCGGCGTGTTCAACGGCACGCAGGGCGTCGTGACCGCGCTCGACAACGAAGCACAGACCCTGACCGTGCGAACCGACGAGGACGAGGACATCGACTACGACTTCACAGAACTCGACGAACTGGTGCACGCCTACGCGGTGACCATCCATCGTTCGCAGGGAAGCGAATACCCGTGCGTGGTGATCCCCTTGACCACAAGCGCCTGGATGATGCTGCAGCGCAACCTGCTCTACACGGCGGTCACCCGGGCCAAGAAGGTCGTGGTCCTCGTCGGTTCGAAAAAGGCCCTCGGGCAGGCGGTGCGCACCGTCGGCTCCGGCCGCCGCCACACCGCGCTGGACCACCGGCTCCGACAGGCCGGGACCGGTTCGAAGCCGGTGGAGTGACAACGACCGACATGACCGGACAGGTCGCGCTGGTCACCAGAAGCCCGGCAGGCCTCGATGAAGCCATCGGGCTCGCGCTGCCACAGGGAGTGCACAGTCGCCGTCGCCAGCTACCGTCACGACACCTGCGCGGACACGGCACGACCGATCGCACGGCGAGTTTGATTCTGCGGGACCCACATGGGTTTTAGTTCCGCAGTTCGTCTGCGGTAGGCACCAGCGAGCTGACTCGCAGGTACTTCGCGGCGAACTTCACCTCGTCGTCGCCGAGGACGTTGACCGGCTGGGCCTCGGACATGTCCGGCAGCGAGGACCGGAACCCGGTGAGGACATGAGCGTTCGGGTCGCCGCTGCCGGCCAGGATCATGCCGATGCCGGCGTATGCGCTCTGGCCGGGCTGGAGAGTGAATTCCTTGGCCGCGTCGGGAAGCCGCACGTCCTCGACGGGCAGGTCCTCGATCGGCGAGTTGCTCATGTCCACGCCCTTGAGGTTGGGCACGCCGCCGTTGATCGTGCAGGTCTTGTCCGACCGGTTCCCATACGCCACGATGAAACTGCCGGGCTCGCCTTCCACAGGTGTCGCGGTGGCGAGGAAATCGGCCTCCGAGCAATTCGACGTGCCGATGTCCCCGCCGCCCCCGCCCGAGGCCATACCGGCATTGCCCGCGTCACGCCCGGGCGCCGGCGAGGGCTGTAGTGCGGCGGCGGCTCCGCAGCCGGTGACCAGCAGTGCTCCACCCAGAATGCCGGTGATGGCTGTCGTCATACGGTGACGCTTGAGCATCGTGCTCCCCTTTTCCTTTGGCGTGTCCGCGGTTTCTCACCGCTCTGTCAGCAAGAAAGACGCACCACGCCCGCCGGCGTTGCGTCCACCGCACAGATCCGACCGAATTCGATCAACAGTTGACCAGCAAGAAATCGCTCCCAGCGGCGGCCGGGCACTGCTGGCGCTCCAGCGGAGGTGCCGGGCTCGCATCCGGTAGAACAGACCGCTGTCCTCGCTCTGGGCCGCCAGCGGCAGATCACGGGTGTCGGCCAGTTCGTAGACCGCCCCAAGCACCCACTGCGGCGCTTCCTTGTTGACCACCGAAGAAAAAGCTGGTCAGCCTCCGACCGCAACCAGGCCAGCAACGGGGCGGCGGCCGGTGGCGGTGGCGTGCGCGAAGACGCGGTCGCAGGCGCGGTGCGCAACCGCGAACCAGGGCTCGCCGACCTGGGCGGACCGCCTACCGGTCGTACTGCCGGATGTAGCGGTAGTGCTCGCGGGCCAAGCGGCCCAGGTCGCGCAGCACCGGGCGGACGAACCCCGAGCTCGGCCGCGGTGGATCGACCGGCGCCGCAACCGCCTCCTGGAAGCGCAGCAGCCGGTAGCCGAGGGCCTTGGCATGCCGGTACTCGGCGGTTCCCAGCAACACCGTGGTGATCAGTCCGAAGATGTTCAGCGTGAGCCACAACGCGGGCGGAACGTTCCTGGTGTCGCCGCCGACGAGCTCCTGGATGCTGATCGACACCGCGAACGCGGTGCCCGCGAGTGGCGCGAGCAACGGGTTTACCTCGCTCATCCACACGCTGGTGCGCACAGCCCAGAAAAACGTGCACACCACGAACGGCACGCACCACACCAGCGCGACTACGCCCAGCAGGATCAGCGGCAAAGCCACGACGAAGGTCAGCCAAGCCGCTAAGAAGGCCAGCAACACCACGCCGACGATGACCCCGAGCGGCAGCGGAATCACGATCAGCGCGAGGGCTGCCCGCTTGACCATCCGCACGAACCCGCTCCACAGCTGGGGGCCGTAGCCGTTCCGCCGCGCATCGAGTGCCATCAAGATCGGCAATGGCGCGATGAACACCGCGAGCCCGATGGTGGCATACCCCTTCCCCACCAGGTCCCAGAACAGATCCGACGGGCCCCGGAATCTGATCGTGGTGGCGACGACGACGACCAAACCGGCGACCGTGCGCCAAAAACCGAGCCGATCCAGCAACCGATCCCGATGCAGCGGGCCGACCTCGGGTTTGAACAGGTATCTGGCCGTCAACCACGGGAAGACCACGACGGCGAACATTCGCGGCTTGGCCGCATCAACCTGGCGTGCCACCTGCTTTCGCCGCACGAAGCGGACGATCGGGCCAAACGGCCTCGCGATCCCGCGTCCCACGACCGCGACCGCGTTGCCGGCACCTGCCGCGATGCGACCCGCCCGCTGCCGGTACTGCGCCGAAACCCCCTAATTTCCGGCGGCTCCCGGAAGCTGGTCGAGTGCTCGAAGTCCGCGCGGCAACGTCGGAGCATCGGGTGACGCAGCGCCGCTGTCCTGCTGCACCGGTTCCGGCCCGCTGCGGACCCGGAATCCGACCGCCCGAGCCCGCCTGAACTCGAAGACCGCGAGCACCAGCGTCCCGACAACTCCACAACCCACCAGCACGAGCAACAACGTTCCCGCGGAGCCGAGCTCAGCCACTCCCTGCCCGGTGACCAGCAACATCAGCACGACCGAACCCATCAACCCGAGCAGCGGATGGACCTCGCCCAACCACAGCCCGGACCGCGCCGCCCAGTACATGGCACAACAGCCGAGAATCGGGAACCAGACGTAGCTGATCAGCGCCCCGACGCTCTCGATGAGCGCGTTGCCCTCCTCCTCATCGGAGGAGACCCTGTCGCCGTTGTCGAAGCGGGTGATCAGGTTGCCGTCCCCGTCGCGGGTGGTCTCGTAGTAGCGGTCCGTTACGCGGCCGTCCTCCACAATGCGCAGGGTTCCGCGCTCCACCGACGGGGAGTCATCGGCTACTTGCCCCAGCACCAGCAACGACAACGAGAGGCAGACCGCGCCGAGCAGCAACCGCCACAGCATCCGCAGCGCTCCCGGCAACAACCTGCTGCGCTGACCGGACCGCGTCGCCACGAGCAGCCCGACGAACAGCACCGGAACGAGCACCGCAGCAGGCAACCAGATGTGCGCAAAGACCTCCAGCGAGCCGACGAGCACGCCCCCCGCCCGCCGGAAGCCAACGACCGCCGCCACCACCACCGACGTGACGAACACCGCGCGCAAGGACGCAAGCAGCATCAGTTTCCGGTCACGAACCCGTTCACCGGTCTTCGGCTTGAGCAGGAACCGCGCCGCCATCCACGGCGCGACCACCGTGAGGACAACCCGCTTCGCCTGCTCCTGCCAACGCTTCCGCTGGAAGAAGTACGGCTGCGGCGGCGGAACCGGGTAGTGCGGCGGGAGCGCCGGGTAGTGTTGCTGCGGCGGATACGGCTGGCGACGCAGGTTCGACACGTGCCCCCGAGCGCCGCCGGATCGGGAAATCCAATCCTGGCAAAGTCGGCAGTGTGACGGGTGAAACCCCGAAAGGAGAGAGTCCTGCCCGTTCCTCGGCTGTCCCAGCGGAAGTTCCTCCCGTTCCCCAGCGACCTGTTCCGGAACCGGAACCGATCATCGGCAACCACACCGCCGCCCATGAGGACGACGACGAAGATTCGCACGAATGGCCCAATCCTGTCGTGCCCGGCGCCGGGCACGGCTTTGCCTACGGAGGTGCAGAGCCGCCGCCATCGATGCAACCGCGCCTGCGGGCAAGCGCGGCGCGATCACCGCCGCGCTGTACGAGGCCTTCTACCTCGGGGCCGGGTCCCCGGCCGTCGTCGGCCTGGTGACACTCGGGCACCCACTGGCCAGCACGACGTCGTGGGTGACCGCTGCGGCTGCACGTCTCGTCCTTCCGGTCGGCGCGGCGGCTCGGTTCGTCCGCTAACCGCTCTTCATAGGGGCTTGACCACCTCGCCGTACAAGTCGGGCCTCCTGTCCCTGAAGATGGTCATTTGAGATCTTTCCTCGAGAAGCACATCTCGTTCCAGAACGCCGTAGATGATGGTTTCCCCGCCCTCCGCGGACGCGATCAGCTCGCCCACTGGGTTGGCGATCGCGCTGTATCCGAAGAATTCGATCTCGTGGTTCGCGCCGATCCTGTTGCAGGAGACGGAGTACATCCTGTTCTCGAAGGCGCGCACCGAGGTGAGGTTGTGGAGTATGGTGCCGCCGTTGGAGAAGCTGGGCATGTTCCACAGCATCACCAGGATGTCGGCGCCCTTCAACGCGTACGTCCTGGTCAGTTCCGCGAACTGGTTGTCGTAGCAGACGCCGATTCCGATCGTGCCCAGGTCGGTTTCGAACACATCGCTGGCGTGGGTGTGCGAGGGCACGAAGTAATGCTTCTCGTACCCGGGGATATGCGCTTTCCGGTGTACGCCCAGCAGATCTCCGGTCGGGCCGATCAGGACGGCGGAGTTGTAGAGGGTCCCGGGGATCGTGGGGTGCGCCTCGGCCATCCCGGAGATGATGTGGACGTCGTGCTCGTCCGCCAATTCTCCTAGAGCTTGGGTGAATTCACCCGGTATCTTCTCCGCGTGCTTAATATACTGCCCGCCGAACTGCTTGTCGCGGCCTTTGATGTACCCGATGTTCGCCAGCTCGGGAAAGACGACCAGATCCACGTCCTGCGCCAGCCTGGCCGCCTCGATCGCGGCTTTCATCCTTTCCAGGTTCTTGCTCGCGTCGAGGAGGGATACGTCCATCTGCACGGCCGCAACGACAACTTTTTCTTTCACCGGAACAACTTCCCTACTTCCGTCAGATGACGCGGCGGCCGGCGCGGTAGGTCGCCTGGACCGCGCGGGTGGCCTCGATGTCGTGGGTGGGGTCGCCGTCGAACACGGCCAGGTCGGCGATGTGTCCTTCGCGCACGAAGCCGATCTCGTGGGCCAGGCGCAGGTATTCGGCGTTGCCGCTGGTGGCCATGCGCAGCACCTCGGCGGGCTGGTAACCGGCGAGCACTAGCAGGTGCAGTTCGCTGGCGAAGTCACCGAACGACGTGTGCTTCCATCCGGCGTCGGAGGCCGGTGCGATGCGCGCGCCCATCGTCCGCAGCCGCCCGGCGTTGCTGACGTAGTACGAGGTTCGTTGGCGCTGTTCGTCGAGGTCGTCGGCGGAGATCCGGCCTGCCTCCGCGTCGCGGATGTAGTGGAAGTTGCAGCCCAGCGTGGATCCGAATGTCGTGCCGTGTGCGATGGCCAGTTCGGCGAGGCGCTCGTCGAACCTGCTGGAGCCGTCCGGGGCGAGGAACGCGATGTGCTCGATGCCGTCGCTGCCGGCGAGGACGGCCCGTCGGATGGCTTCGTTCGACAGGGCGTGCGTGGTGGACAGCAGCCCGTGCTCGTGCGCGACCGACACTGCGGCACCGATCTGTTCCCCGGTGAGGGTTTCCTGGTGCGGGACGGTGTTCAGGGTACCGCCGCCGGTTGCGGCGATCTTGATGCCGTCAGCGCCGAGCTCGATGTTGCGGCGCGCGACCTTCTGGGCCTGCGCGGCGTCGGCGGCTCCACCGCCGAAGAGGTGCATGTGCCCACGCACTCCGGTCACCGGCATTCCGTAGCGCAGCAGACGCGGCAGCTCGCTCGGGTCGGCCGGCAACCAGCCCAGGAAGTCCGGGTGCGAGCCGAGGTCGCGCACGGTGGTCACCCCGGCGGCGATGTGCTTGCGCAGGTTCTGCGCGGCGACGGCGAATCGGGTGCTCGCCTCGCGGTTCACCGCGGGTTCGTAGGCGGTGCCGTCCCCCGGCATCGTCAGGTGGACGTGCGAGTCGATCAACCCCGGGGTGAGGGTGCCGGTCGGGTAGTGGTCGAGCGCGATGCCCCGCCAGCGCGCCTGCAGTTCCGCCGCGGGTCCGACCGCGGCGATCTTCGTTCCGGCGAGCGCGACCACCACATCGCCGGTCGTTCCGGTGAGGCCCTCCCCGTCGAACACGCGGGCGACCTTGATCAGCCGATCAACGGGCATATCAGCTCTCCTTCAGCGGGCTGTGCGCGGTTTCCGGGATGGCAAGCACCGCCAGGGCGGTCACCGCGGCGGTGAGCACCAGGTAGTAAGCGGGCATCGCGCTGTTTCCGGTGGCCGAGATGAGGTAGGTCATCAGGAACGGCGCGGAACCTCCGAAGGCCGCGGTCGAGATGTTGTAGCCGAGCGCGTAGGCGGTGTAGCGCAGCCGGGTGGGGAACAGCTCCACCAGCACGATGTGGATGACGCCGGTGTGCCCGGCGAACAGCACCGCCATGATCACGCCACCGACGGTGGCAAGCGCGACCGAGCCCTGCGTGAGCAGCCAGTAGCACGGGTAGCCGAGGACCACGAGGGAAAGCGCCGACCCGGCGATGGTGCGTTTGCGGCCGATCCGGTCCGACAGCCGCCCGGCGACCGGGATCGCGGCGATGATCGCGATCAGGGTGCACACGGTGATCAGCAGTCCCTGGACCACGGAGAAGTGCAGGGTCTTGTTCAGGTAGGTGGGCATGTAGCTGAACAGGACGTAGTAGCCGGTGCCGTTGAGGATCGGGATCGTGATGGCCAGCAGCACGGCCTTGCGGTGCTCGGCCGAGGCCAGCGTCTCCTTCAGCGGGTTGCGCGCCGGGGCGGAATCCTTGCGCAGCTGTTGGAATTTCGGCGTTTCGTCGAGCTTGCTGCGAATGTAGAAGCCGATCACGGCCATCGGCACGGCGAGCAGGAACGGGATTCGCCAGCCCCACTCGGTCATCGCATCGGTGCCGAGGGTTTCGGTGAGCACGGTGGTGACGACGGCGCCGAGCAGGAGCGAGGCGTAGGACCCGAGCTGCGACAGGCTGGTGAGCATGCCGCGGCGGCCCTCCGGCGCGTACTCCGCGACGAACGACATCGCGCCAGCGCTCTCGCCGCCCGCAGAGAATCCCTGCGCCAGCCGCAGCACCAGCAGCAGTATCGGGGCGGCGACGCCGACGGCCGCATAGGTGGGCAGCAGGCCGATGGCCACCGTCGATCCGCTGATCAGCATCAGCACCAGGACCAGCGTGCGCTGCCTGCCGATCCGGTCGCCGAGGTAGCCACAGACGACACCGCCGACCGGGCGCACGAAAAACGTGAGCCCGAAGATACTGAACGTCAGCAGCAGCGCGGCGGTGCCGTCCTGCTTGGGGAAGAACACGGTTGCGATCGTGCTGGCCAGGAAGCCGTAGACGCCGTAGTCGTAAAACTCGACGAAAACTCCTACCGAGCCGGCCACGGTGACCCGGCGGAGGGTCTTCTTGTCCACTTCGGATGTTCCGAGTTCCTGGGTCGTTGCCATCTCGATTCCTCTGGGTGGGTGGCGGATATCGACCGTGACGCCGCGCTGCTCCGCGGGCGCTTGGTGGTTGCACGGCATCGGGGTCCGAGTCCGAACCCCGCTCGCCGGGAGGGTGTTGCTTCGCCGGCCTGGCGGGACCGCGAGCGTGGAACTCGGCGTTGAGGTGCTAGGCGCGGGGGAAGCTGTGCAGCACGGCGGCCATGCGCTTCAGTGCTGCGCCCCAAGCCTTCTCGTCCTGGGCGAAGCAGATGCGGAAGTGCTTGCGGCCGCGGGGGCCGAACTGGTAGCCGGGGTTCACCACGAGGCCGGCGTCGCGCTTGAGCGCGATGGCCACTTCCTGGTCGGTGGCGTCGATTCCGGGGAAGCCGGGGAACAGGTACGCCGAGCCGCCGGCGGGCCGGACGTCCACGCCGGGGATCTCGCTCAGCGCCGCCACGCTGACGTCGCGCAGGGACTGGTATTCGCCGATGCGCTTGGCGACGTAGCCGGTGTCGTCGTCGAGCCAGCGGGTCAGGACGTGCTGCGCGTAGGCCGGGCAGCGCAGCGCGGCGACGCTCATGACGTCTTCCATCCGGTCGATGATCTCCGGCGGTGCCACGGCCATGCCGATGCGGTAGCCGCTGAGGCTCTCGGTCTTGCTCGGGCCGAGCGTGGTGATGGTCCTGGAGCGCATGCCGGATTCGGAGATCATGTGCGCGAAGGGTTTGCCGTCGTACACCAGCCGGCTGTAGAGCTGGTCGACGAGCAGCAGCGCGCTGCTGTCAGCGACGAGCGCGGCGATCTCCGCCACGTGCGAAGGATCGAACACCGCACCCGTCGGGTTGTTGGGGTGCGAGAGCATCACCAACTTCGGTTCCTGCCGCAACCCGGCCGCGAGCACGTCCAGGTCGAGGCGGGGGGATTCCCCCTCGGGCCACAGCAGCGGAACGGGGTGGACGTCCGCGCCGAGGTAGCGCACGGATCGTTCGCTGGTGATGTAGTCGGGGTCGGGCAGCACCACGGTGTCGCCCGGCTCGATGATCGCCGAGAGGGCGGTGTAGAGACCTGCTTGGGTTCCCGGGGTCAGGATGATCTCGCCGTCGGGGTCGAGCTGTTCACCGAGGAAGGCGCTGACGTGTTCGGCCACGGCTCGGCGAACTCCTGCGTCACCCCGGTACGGGGTGTAGGTCATCCCCGCGCCCGAGGCGGCTTTGACGAACTCGTCCAGAACCCACGAGTCGGGCGGGAAGCGGTGGGTGTCGGCGTAGGTGATGTCGAGGAAATCCGGGCCGGCCGGGGTTCGTTCGAGTTCGCGTTCCAGTTCGCGCAGCGACGCGCCCTCCGTCGCTGCTCGTTCCGGCACGTCCAGTCGCAGCAATCGGCTCGTCGGCTGGTAGATCTCACTCACGGTGGTGCACTCCAATCAGGTCGTTGTCGATGGTTACGGTGCGCACTGGGGGCAGGGTGAGTCCGAACACCCGCGCGAACGCGACGCCGTCGGTCGGGTGTGGCCCGGTGAGGCAGTAGAGGTCTCCCTGGTCGGCGCGGGGGCTGCCCGGCTTCTGGAGCAGGCCGAGGGTCAGGTCAGCGGCGCTTTCCAAGGGGTCGATGAGTGCGAAGCCGGGTGCCGCGGCGCGCATCGTGTCCAGGATGCAGGTGAAGTCGGTGCAGGCCAGAACGGCCGACGTGCAGCCCGCCGCGGTGATCTGCTCCATTGCCCGCCGGGCGAGGCACCGCAGCCTTACCGGGTCATCGCCGCCGCCTTCCTCGGCCAACCGCAAGAGCTCCTCCGTGGCCACTTGGAACACCTCCCGTTCGGGAAGTGCCCGCGGTAGCGCTCCACTGGCGACGGTGCCCGCGGTGGCTAGCACTCCCACCGGACCTTCCGGTGCCGTTCGGACCGCCTCGCGGACCGCGGAGACCATGTCGACGAAAGGAATTTCGCCCACGTCGGCTTCTGCGGCCACCACGCTGGCGGTGTTGCACGCGATGACCCACGCATCACAGCCCGCTCGCACGAAGAACTGCTCCGCCTGACCGAGAAAACGTGCGACCTCGGTGCCTGGGTGGGGACCGTACGGGCGGCGCGCGGCATCGCCCAGGTACACCAGCCGGTGCTGCGGAGCACGGCGCCGCAGCACCGCGGCCAACGGCAGGCCACCGATCCCCGCGTCGAAGATGCCGACCGAACCACCCACCTCCGGGTTCACGACGTGGCCGCCGGTTCCGGTACGGCGCGCAGGAAGCGAGCGCCGGCTGCGACGACTGCTGTGGTGACGGGATTCGAGGCGTTGCGCATCTTTCGCTCCTCAGGCTCGTCCGCTCGCAGGCGTTGGATCGGTGCCAAGCGCCGCGGTCGACGTGGTGGAAACCCGGTATCGACGGATTGGTCCCGTGTGTCCCGTGTCTGGCGGGGAAG
This genomic interval carries:
- the recD2 gene encoding SF1B family DNA helicase RecD2, with translation MDKGRESATWAAVLEGTLERITFANEESGYTVARIDTGRGGDLVTVVGALLGAQPGEALRMRGRWGSHPQYGRQFHVDDYTTVLPATVQGIRRYLGSGLIKGIGPKLAEKIVDHFGVAALDVIEQDPARLIEVPKLGPKRTKLIADAWEEQKAIKEVMIFLQGVGVSTSLAVKIYKQYHDDAIRTVKEEPYRLANDVWGIGFKTADTIAKAVGIPHDSPQRVKAGLQFTLSESTGDGNCYLPETDLIAEAVKILTVDTGLVIECLAELVAEEGVVREEIPTDDDEVPTVAIYLVPFHRAEVALANQLSRLLSTSADRMPAFAGLDWHKALDWLRRTTGAELAEAQERAVKLALTEKVAVLTGGPGCGKSFTVRSIIALAQAKQAKVILAAPTGRAAKRLTELTGHEAATVHRLLQLQPGGDAAYDRDNPLDADLVVVDEASMLDLLLANKLAKAIPPGAHLLMVGDVDQLPSVGAGEVLRDLLVPGTPIPHVRLNEVFRQAAESGVVTNAHRINAGDYPLTHGLTDFFLFHVEESEPTAELTVDVVARRIPRKFRFNPRTDVQVLAPMHRGPAGAGALNQLLQEAITPAREGLPERRFGGRIFRVGDKVTQIRNNYDKGTTGVFNGTQGVVTALDNEAQTLTVRTDEDEDIDYDFTELDELVHAYAVTIHRSQGSEYPCVVIPLTTSAWMMLQRNLLYTAVTRAKKVVVLVGSKKALGQAVRTVGSGRRHTALDHRLRQAGTGSKPVE
- a CDS encoding DUF4232 domain-containing protein translates to MTTAITGILGGALLVTGCGAAAALQPSPAPGRDAGNAGMASGGGGGDIGTSNCSEADFLATATPVEGEPGSFIVAYGNRSDKTCTINGGVPNLKGVDMSNSPIEDLPVEDVRLPDAAKEFTLQPGQSAYAGIGMILAGSGDPNAHVLTGFRSSLPDMSEAQPVNVLGDDEVKFAAKYLRVSSLVPTADELRN
- a CDS encoding carbon-nitrogen hydrolase family protein, with the protein product MQMDVSLLDASKNLERMKAAIEAARLAQDVDLVVFPELANIGYIKGRDKQFGGQYIKHAEKIPGEFTQALGELADEHDVHIISGMAEAHPTIPGTLYNSAVLIGPTGDLLGVHRKAHIPGYEKHYFVPSHTHASDVFETDLGTIGIGVCYDNQFAELTRTYALKGADILVMLWNMPSFSNGGTILHNLTSVRAFENRMYSVSCNRIGANHEIEFFGYSAIANPVGELIASAEGGETIIYGVLERDVLLEERSQMTIFRDRRPDLYGEVVKPL
- a CDS encoding amidohydrolase family protein; this encodes MPVDRLIKVARVFDGEGLTGTTGDVVVALAGTKIAAVGPAAELQARWRGIALDHYPTGTLTPGLIDSHVHLTMPGDGTAYEPAVNREASTRFAVAAQNLRKHIAAGVTTVRDLGSHPDFLGWLPADPSELPRLLRYGMPVTGVRGHMHLFGGGAADAAQAQKVARRNIELGADGIKIAATGGGTLNTVPHQETLTGEQIGAAVSVAHEHGLLSTTHALSNEAIRRAVLAGSDGIEHIAFLAPDGSSRFDERLAELAIAHGTTFGSTLGCNFHYIRDAEAGRISADDLDEQRQRTSYYVSNAGRLRTMGARIAPASDAGWKHTSFGDFASELHLLVLAGYQPAEVLRMATSGNAEYLRLAHEIGFVREGHIADLAVFDGDPTHDIEATRAVQATYRAGRRVI
- a CDS encoding MFS transporter, with amino-acid sequence MATTQELGTSEVDKKTLRRVTVAGSVGVFVEFYDYGVYGFLASTIATVFFPKQDGTAALLLTFSIFGLTFFVRPVGGVVCGYLGDRIGRQRTLVLVLMLISGSTVAIGLLPTYAAVGVAAPILLLVLRLAQGFSAGGESAGAMSFVAEYAPEGRRGMLTSLSQLGSYASLLLGAVVTTVLTETLGTDAMTEWGWRIPFLLAVPMAVIGFYIRSKLDETPKFQQLRKDSAPARNPLKETLASAEHRKAVLLAITIPILNGTGYYVLFSYMPTYLNKTLHFSVVQGLLITVCTLIAIIAAIPVAGRLSDRIGRKRTIAGSALSLVVLGYPCYWLLTQGSVALATVGGVIMAVLFAGHTGVIHIVLVELFPTRLRYTAYALGYNISTAAFGGSAPFLMTYLISATGNSAMPAYYLVLTAAVTALAVLAIPETAHSPLKES
- a CDS encoding aminotransferase class I/II-fold pyridoxal phosphate-dependent enzyme; translation: MSEIYQPTSRLLRLDVPERAATEGASLRELERELERTPAGPDFLDITYADTHRFPPDSWVLDEFVKAASGAGMTYTPYRGDAGVRRAVAEHVSAFLGEQLDPDGEIILTPGTQAGLYTALSAIIEPGDTVVLPDPDYITSERSVRYLGADVHPVPLLWPEGESPRLDLDVLAAGLRQEPKLVMLSHPNNPTGAVFDPSHVAEIAALVADSSALLLVDQLYSRLVYDGKPFAHMISESGMRSRTITTLGPSKTESLSGYRIGMAVAPPEIIDRMEDVMSVAALRCPAYAQHVLTRWLDDDTGYVAKRIGEYQSLRDVSVAALSEIPGVDVRPAGGSAYLFPGFPGIDATDQEVAIALKRDAGLVVNPGYQFGPRGRKHFRICFAQDEKAWGAALKRMAAVLHSFPRA
- a CDS encoding glutamate racemase; the encoded protein is MNPEVGGSVGIFDAGIGGLPLAAVLRRRAPQHRLVYLGDAARRPYGPHPGTEVARFLGQAEQFFVRAGCDAWVIACNTASVVAAEADVGEIPFVDMVSAVREAVRTAPEGPVGVLATAGTVASGALPRALPEREVFQVATEELLRLAEEGGGDDPVRLRCLARRAMEQITAAGCTSAVLACTDFTCILDTMRAAAPGFALIDPLESAADLTLGLLQKPGSPRADQGDLYCLTGPHPTDGVAFARVFGLTLPPVRTVTIDNDLIGVHHRE